A region from the Arachis ipaensis cultivar K30076 chromosome B01, Araip1.1, whole genome shotgun sequence genome encodes:
- the LOC110266809 gene encoding zinc finger BED domain-containing protein RICESLEEPER 2-like — protein MNSETVSNLVTTGAGSKAAPVEADEPSSKRLRTATSDVWNFFKKLGPDKDGVERAECKGCKKVFKAGGKRYDTSTIKRHLDSCTQIKHEDIGQTIAELQLKMGSLKIDSGVARDMFAGYVVAGDKPFNMVDDRRFRNWVKYISQTLKLPSRNTVKADIVKVHKREAAKLKKKLVSIPNRICLTSDFWTSSTNEGFIYLTAHFVDENWKLQSKILNFCHMPPLHTGFELSSKIFTLLTEWKIDKKIFSITLDNASSNDTCIEHLKSTLDVLGSLLCGGEFFHVRCSAHILNLIVQDGMNICDDAVYKIRESIKFLRKSESQMVKFKECFEDIEGLEYTTALCLDVPTRWNSLYAMLASAIPYKKAFEIYKVKEVGFREYCPSSDEWRRTEKICDFLLPFYKTTKLMSGTSYPTSNLYFLQVWQIQLILMNSLKNDEVLIRNMGEKMMIKFKKYWEEYSVVLAFGAVLDPRFKLNTLVHCYNEIDPIGAKDKVEHVKTY, from the exons ATGAATTCTGAAACTGTGAGTAACCTTGTTACTACTGGAGCTGGTTCTAAGGCTGCTCCAGTCGAGGCTGATGAACCTAGTTCGAAAAGGCTGAGAACAGCAACCTCCGATGTTTGGAATTTTTTCAAAAAGCTCGGTCCAGATAAGGATGGAGTAGAACGTGCTGAGTGTAAAGGATGCAAGAAGGTGTTTAAAGCTGGAGGTAAGCGATATGACACTTCTACTATAAAACGGCATCTTGATAGTTGTACTCAAATTAAGCATGAAGATATTGGTCAGACTATAGCAGAATTGCAACTTAAAATGGGTTCACTTAAGATTGATTCAGGAGTGGCTAGAGATATGTTTGCTGGGTATGTAGTTGCTGGGGATAAGCCTTTTAATATGGTTGATGATAGGAGATTTAGAAATTGGGTGAAATATATTAGTCAAACTTTGAAACTTCCTTCTAGGAATACGGTTAAGGCTGACATAGTGAAAGTTCACAAGAGAGAAGCTgcgaaacttaaaaaaaaattagtttccaTTCCAAATAGAATTTGCTTAACATCTGATTTTTGGACTTCCAGTaccaatgaggggtttatatattTGACTGCACATTTTGTTGATGAGAACTGGAAATTACAGAGTAAAATTCTCAATTTTTGTCATATGCCTCCTCTTCACACAGGATTTGAGTTGTCTTCTAAAATCTTTACGCTTTTGACTGAGTGGAAAATTGATAAAAAGATTTTTTCCATTACTTTGGATAATGCTTCTTCTAATGATACTTGTATTGAACACTTGAAAAGTACTTTGGATGTGCTTGGTTCATTGTTGTGTGGTGGTGAATTCTTTCATGTTCGTTGCTCTGCTCATATTTTAAATCTTATTGTCCAAGATGGAATGAATATATGTGATGATGCAGTGTATAAGATTAGAGAGTCTATTAAGTTTCTGAGAAAATCTGAAAGTCAAATGGTTAAGTTTAAAGAATGTTTTGAAgatattgagggacttgagtataCGACTGCATTATGTTTAGATGTTCCTACTAGGTGGAATTCACTTTATGCAATGCTTGCAAGTGCTATTCCTTATAAAAAAGCTTTTGAaatatataaagtaaaagaagttGGGTTTAGGGAGTATTGTCCTTCATCAGATGAGTGGAGAAGAACTGAAAAGATATGTGATTTCTTGTTACCATTTTACAAAACTACCAAGTTGATGTCTGGAACTTCTTACCCAACATCCAACTTGTATTTTTTACAAGTTTGGCAAATCCAGCTTATTTTAATGAATAGTTTGAAGAATGATGAAGTGCTTATAAGGAACATGGGAGAAAAAATGATGATTAAGTTCAAGAAATATTGGGAAGAATACAGTGTTGTTCTTGCATTTGGGGCAGTTCTTGATCCTAGATTTAAACTCAACACTTTGGTTCATTGCTATAATGAGATTGATCCTATTGGTGCTAAAGACAAAGTGGAGCATGTGAAGA CTTATTAA